Proteins encoded together in one Pseudomonas sp. Seg1 window:
- a CDS encoding bifunctional DedA family/phosphatase PAP2 family protein, whose translation MGPWLDSVTGWLAANPQWLAAAVFIVAFVECLAIAGLIVPGTVLLFAVAVMAGSGALSLSETLLLGFLGGILGDLVSYFLGRHFHQNIRRLPGLRHHPEWMAGAETYFQRYGIASLLVGRFIGPLRPMLPMVAGMCDMPFPRFAAVSLLAAAGWSLAYLLPGWATGAAFRLPLPEGFWLEAGIVAASIAVMVGLSVNSSLRRHRRATIWISSMSLLILIGLFIGYPYLTALDQGVMTLVQEHRQPVLDEIAVTLTLIGEFRNMLLFSILLTGLLLVCRQWRQAVFAGGTLLVTALANTVTKQFFARVRPEVLTDPITSYSMPSGHASGSFALFLTLAVLAGRGQPPRMRLTWLLIGCIPAMAIALSRVYLGAHWPTDILAGAMLAACMCAASLWLNQRQSPLNAMPFKVWWLILPAMVALFGFFVLRHLPHTLLRYAY comes from the coding sequence ATGGGCCCATGGCTCGATAGCGTGACCGGATGGCTGGCCGCCAATCCACAATGGCTGGCCGCAGCGGTGTTCATTGTGGCCTTTGTCGAATGCCTGGCGATTGCCGGGTTGATCGTACCCGGCACGGTGTTGCTGTTTGCCGTGGCAGTGATGGCCGGCAGCGGCGCCTTGTCGTTGAGCGAAACCCTGTTGCTGGGTTTTCTCGGCGGCATCCTCGGCGATCTGGTTTCGTACTTCCTCGGCCGCCACTTCCACCAGAACATCCGCAGACTGCCCGGCCTGCGCCATCATCCGGAATGGATGGCGGGCGCCGAGACCTATTTCCAGCGCTACGGGATCGCCAGTCTGCTGGTCGGACGCTTCATCGGCCCGCTAAGACCGATGCTGCCGATGGTTGCGGGGATGTGCGACATGCCTTTCCCGCGCTTCGCCGCCGTCAGCCTGCTGGCCGCCGCCGGCTGGAGCCTCGCCTATCTGCTGCCCGGCTGGGCCACCGGCGCGGCTTTCCGTCTGCCATTGCCGGAAGGTTTCTGGCTTGAGGCGGGCATCGTTGCCGCCAGTATTGCCGTCATGGTCGGCCTCAGCGTGAACAGCAGCCTGCGCCGCCACCGCCGCGCGACGATCTGGATCAGCAGCATGAGCCTGCTGATTCTGATCGGTCTGTTCATCGGTTATCCGTACCTGACCGCCCTCGATCAAGGCGTGATGACCCTGGTCCAGGAACATCGCCAACCGGTGCTGGATGAAATCGCGGTCACCCTGACGTTGATCGGCGAGTTCCGCAACATGTTGCTGTTCAGCATCTTGCTGACCGGCCTGTTGCTGGTGTGCCGCCAGTGGCGTCAGGCCGTTTTCGCGGGCGGCACCCTCCTCGTCACCGCACTCGCCAACACCGTCACCAAACAGTTTTTCGCCCGGGTACGCCCGGAAGTGCTGACGGATCCGATCACCAGTTACAGCATGCCCAGTGGCCATGCCTCCGGCTCGTTCGCGCTGTTCCTGACCCTGGCCGTCCTTGCCGGACGCGGGCAGCCGCCACGCATGCGCCTGACGTGGCTGCTGATCGGCTGCATACCGGCAATGGCGATTGCGCTGTCGCGCGTCTATCTCGGCGCCCACTGGCCGACGGACATTCTCGCCGGCGCCATGCTCGCCGCCTGCATGTGTGCGGCAAGCCTGTGGCTGAACCAGCGCCAATCGCCGCTCAATGCCATGCCGTTCAAGGTCTGGTGGCTGATCCTGCCGGCAATGGTGGCGTTGTTCGGCTTTTTCGTGCTGCGTCATTTGCCCCATACGCTGTTGCGCTACGCCTACTGA